A genome region from Nerophis lumbriciformis linkage group LG18, RoL_Nlum_v2.1, whole genome shotgun sequence includes the following:
- the LOC133618028 gene encoding sterile alpha motif domain-containing protein 9 translates to MSGSQCELPAQVEKWTTKDVARWLTSEVQVDPTFADKFEKEDVCGEFLLTFEKKEILEMGIKHGPAVKIARYLERLKKKEEKCSGSESRMPCFVEQWTKEEVYQWLVKNNNTFAEQLLQEDVSGDCLLCFGKKDFKDIGIKTGPAVHILKKLSELKDQMEPNMISNQQKVVVAKTHKKADSKKVIQSAIQNISDPRPNSQSKLSKVKDPVQQVVHHRSIIQNILEELAKADLKKFQYFLPDKKNEKNVRIPWGKLEDKDTLDTAKLLSDHHGDQALTVTRDVLVEISQYDLASRLENIMVQLGQLTCCSEESELKREFNQGDKLKNLLTCGGNSLESYERFVVVANKSSLEQVQHLQFLTKLQRLCVLDFDPNSNRPHGLCHTYKETRVANLHSPSQYQGPITTVVSSLNLYDQTSWVFCNGRHDFESDANKELDYTTWLKKSCKDVEQLVAFICNQLLCHGRGLIVFLLLSPVDTDNDPFFETYRSFLKHTEEQSIITLCESASAYAKWKELIIEKFHIDIDPFSVYELTLSQVNGTVMGLGPFRQSPAKLLPSSDSSSVVLKQKDEDLLTALDILCLNQCENVFEDENGPKFLKFRMQEEEEFYRGGKVKWWNFYFCDKDSKKIFVKRDKYQNIKDMIRSQHKYSRNACVLLNFFHHPGCGASTLAMHILWDLRNDFRCAVLKDTPLPKEEVADQIVHLMKLESGTPSPVLLLMDDLKETDSLHDLVNCIRNAVEDSTNVNVDHSLNCKVVILNCVRSHSPKEQYKRENSTQCQYITASLSAQEKEEFEKKLEELQETHEKPENFYTFMIMKSNFDQKYIKDLARNTLKNFAIDTDDAKLFAFLALLNTYVPESGIALSLCEDFFGVKMARHPEDCVLDSMKIYSNVLIVDRVEECGGYKTLRILHHTIADACLEELEGGYYLMASDITLQMLHYDLFFSKGVVKDRLMVSIERMLIRRRKKVGDEREPFSPLIDKIHQQQGGKTVQEIFVKASSRYSQRASIPQALARYLYINERDFPEALKWAEKAKTIAENPYIVDTIGQVYKSNLRSNMDKEKQEMSHNPEDLDTNICLAINGIRAFQRAQEQSDRNDNFQVEKPDDESGDFPRKSYNIFGHVGVLEMSFLVFEILAKLPFFEERDPMKKKYLQSFLNNSIPISSVHKDDNQVNDRYAEIIKDHEQFLVHLKPEVKKKFDFLNCYFTYTKGNSEFDTVNHKTVCDHFKKYVDLFCTEPEELKKVKDDNPKLNLKLLIEERKKYLEKTQADTFSGILQYLDRSAEEMEKIVNCYVFLQQTVKQKQNIEVKINYILANVVLYLLNPKSNHVKSYQKLCDLLLEALQAVGYHHTCPDPYYLALLMFWPTLSEENSEIRTYINAIRSSSRKHMSKLFYKRSTIAHLYLGRENGLKRLVSKPSLDKNFLTKMPRDSLAQHWWNGDIFKEKEIISRLVRVGGTIEQGEVFATYGRLKIPVHPARRSGKRSGCSTEKISFYLGFAINGPLAYDIQYEN, encoded by the exons ATGAGCGGGTCCCAGTGTGAGCTACCTGCTCAGGTAGAAAAGTGGACCACAAAGGATGTCGCCCGCTGGCTGACCTCTGAGGTGCAAGTTGATCCAACTTTCGCAGACAAGTTTGAAAAAGAAGATGTGTGTGGAGAATTCCTACTGACCTTTGAGAAAAAAGAAATATTGGAGATGGGAATAAAACATGGCCCTGCAGTCAAAATTGCCAGGTACTTGGAAAGGttgaagaagaaagaagaaaaatgttCGGGATCGGAGTCCCGAATGCCCTGCTTTGTTGAGCAGTGGACCAAGGAGGAGGTGTACCAGTGGTTGGTGAAgaacaacaacacatttgcagAGCAGCTCCTGCAGGAAGACGTCTCCGGAGATTGCTTGCTTTGCTTTGGGAAGAAGGACTTCAAGGACATCGGCATCAAAACCGGCCCAGCTGTGCATATTCTGAAAAAACTGAGCGAGCTCAAAGACCAAATGGAGCCCAACATGATCTCAAACCAACAGAAAGTGGTCGTGGCTAAAACACACAAGAAAGCTGACTCTAAAAAAGTGATCCAAAGTGCAATACAGAACATTTCAGATCCCAGACCGAACTCACAGAGTAAGCTGTCTAAAGTCAAG GACCCAGTCCAGCAGGTGGTCCACCACAGATCAATTATTCAGAACATCTTGGAGGAACTTGCAAAAGCTGACTTGAAAAAATTTCAGTACTTTTTGCCagacaaaaaaaatgaaaaaaatgtacgGATTCCTTGGGGCAAACTAGAGGACAAGGACACGTTGGACACCGCCAAGTTACTGAGCGACCACCACGGTGACCAGGCTTTAACAGTAACACGAGATGTTCTGGTCGAAATCAGTCAATACGATCTTGCTAGCAGACTGGAAAATATCATGG TTCAGTTAGGTCAGCTGACATGCTGCTCGGAAGAGTCGGAGTTAAAGAGAGAATTCAACCAGGGAGACAAACTGAAAAATCTGCTGACGTGTGGTGGGAACTCCCTGGAGAGCTATGAGAGATTTGTGGTGGTGGCAAACAAGAGCAGTCTGGAACAAGTGCAGCACCTCCAGTTTCTAACCAAACTCCAACGGTTGTGCGTCTTGGACTTTGACCCAAACTCCAATAGACCTCACGGACTGTGTCACACCTACAAAGAGACACGAGTTGCCAATCTGCACTCCCCATCTCAGTATCAGGGCCCAATAACAACTGTGGTGAGCAGCCTCAACCTCTACGATCAGACTAGCTGGGTCTTTTGCAACGGCAGACACGACTTCGAAAGTGATGCCAACAAGGAGCTGGACTACACGACGTGGTTGAAGAAGTCTTGCAAAGATGTCGAGCAGTTGGTTGCATTTATTTGcaaccaacttctttgtcatggaaGAGGTCTCATAGTTTTCCTTCTACTCTCCCCTGTGGACACGGACAACGACCCTTTTTTTGAGACCTACAGATCTTTCCTAAAACACACAGAGGAGCAAAGCATCATCACTCTTTGTGAGTCAGCCAGTGCCTACGCCAAATGGAAGGAGCTCATTATTGAAAAGTTTCATATTGACATTGACCCGTTCTCAGTCTATGAGCTGACTCTCAGCCAGGTCAACGGGACAGTGATGGGACTGGGACCGTTTAGACAGTCGCCTGCAAAGTTGCTACCATCGTCCGACTCCAGCTCCGTTGTCCTGAAGCAGAAAGACGAAGACTTATTGACTGCTTTGGACATTTTGTGTCTGAACCAGtgtgaaaatgtttttgaagACGAAAACGGTCCAAAGTTTCTAAAATTTCGAATGCAAGAGGAGGAGGAATTCTACCGAGGAGGCAAAGTGAAATGGTGGAacttttacttctgtgacaaggATAGTAAGAAGATATTTGTCAAGCGagacaagtaccaaaatattaaggacatgaTTCGCTCTCAGCACAAGTACAGCAGAAACGCTTGCGTGCTGCTGAATTTCTTCCACCATCCAGGCTGTGGCGCTAGCACATTAGCCATGCACATCTTGTGGGACCTTCGCAATGACTTTCGATGTGCGGTGCTGAAAGACACCCCGCTTCCTAAGGAGGAAGTAGCCGATCAGATTGTACATCTCATGAAGCTGGAAAGTGGAACACCGTCTCCTGTCTTGCTTTTGATGGACGATCTAAAGGAGACAGACAGTCTTCACGACCTTGTTAACTGCATCCGCAACGCAGTGGAGGACTCGACCAATGTGAACGTGGACCACTCACTTAACTGCAAAGTTGTCATCCTGAACTGTGTCCGCTCGCACAGCCCAAAAGAACAGTACAAGCGTGAAAACTCCACACAATGCCAGTACATCACCGCTTCTCTGTCGGCGCAGGAGAAGGAAGAATTTGAAAAGAAACTTGAAGAACTCCAAGAAACCCATGAAAAGCCAGAAAACTTTTACACCTTCATGATCATGAAGAGCAATTTTGACCAAAAGTACATCAAAGATCTAGCCCGCAATACGCTGAAAAACTTTGCCATCGATACAGACGACGCCAAACTCTTCGCCTTTTTGGCCTTGCTGAACACATACGTCCCGGAATCGGGAATCGCATTGTCGCTTTGTGAAGACTTTTTTGGGGTGAAAATGGCACGCCACCCGGAGGACTGTGTGTTGGACTCAATGAAGATCTACTCAAACGTCCTCATTGTTGACAGAGTGGAAGAGTGCGGAGGCTACAAAACGCTTCGTATCCTCCATCATACCATAGCAGACGCCTGCTTGGAAGAGTTGGAGGGGGGCTACTACTTGATGGCCAGTGATATCACCTTGCAGATGCTTCATTATGATCTGTTTTTCAGCAAAGGCGTGGTCAAGGACAGACTAATGGTGTCCATTGAAAGAATGTTGATTAGAAGACGCAAAAAGGTCGGTGATGAGAGAGAGCCATTTTCTCCCCTGATAGACAAAATCCACCAGCAGCAGGGCGGGAAAACTGTGCAGGAGATATTTGTAAAAGCCTCCTCCAGGTATAGTCAAAGGGCGTCTATTCCACAGGCCCTGGCACGGTATCTGTACATCAATGAGCGAGACTTCCCTGAGGCGTTGAAGTGGGCCGAGAAAGCCAAGACCATTGCGGAAAACCCGTACATAGTAGACACGATTGGACAAGTGTACAAAAGTAACCTGAGATCAAATATGGACAAAGAAAAACAAGAAATGTCTCACAATCCAGAGGACTTGGACACCAATATTTGCTTAGCCATCAATGGAATTAGAGCTTTTCAACGCGCCCAAGAGCAATCAGACAGAAATGATAATTTTCAAGTGGAGAAGCCCGATGACGAGTCAGGTGACTTCCCCCGAAAatcatacaatatttttggccatgtgGGAGTACTTGAAATGTCTTTTCTTGTCTTTGAGATATTGGCTAAGCTTCCTTTTTTCGAAGAACGTGACCCAATGAAGAAGAAGTACTTGCAGAGTTTCCTGAACAACTCCATTCCGATAAGTAGCGTTCACAAAGACGATAACCAGGTCAATGACAGATATGCAGAGATCATCAAGGATCACGAGCAGTTCCTGGTCCACCTGAAACCTGAAGTAAAAAAGAAGTTTGACTTCCTCAACTGTTACTTCACCTACACCAAAGGAAACTCAGAGTTTGACACAGTCAACCACAAGACAGTGTGTGACCACTTTAAAAAGTATGTGGATCTTTTCTGTACGGAGCCAGAGGAACTGAAAAAAGTGAAAGACGACAATCCCAAACTGAACCTTAAATTGTTAATTGAAGAACGCAAAAAGTATCTGGAGAAGACCCAAGCGGACACCTTCTCTGGAATTCTTCAATACTTGGACAGGTCTGCTGAAGAAATGGAGAAAATTGTGAATTGTTACGTTTTTTTGCAACAGACagtcaaacaaaaacaaaacattgaagtgaaaattaattacattttggcAAATGTGGTTCTTTACCTTCTCAATCCAAAGTCTAACCATGTGAAGAGCTACCAGAAGCTGTGTGATCTGCTTCTGGAGGCTCTGCAGGCTGTTGGATACCATCACACCTGTCCAGACCCGTACTACCTGGCCCTGCTCATGTTCTGGCCCACACTGTCAGAGGAAAACTCAGAAATCCGAACATACATCAATGCCATCCGCTCATCGTCCCGCAAGCACATGTCTAAATTGTTCTACAAGAGAAGCACAATTGCTCACCTGTACTTGGGAAGAGAGAATGGACTAAAGAGACTCGTGTCAAAACCCAGTCTGGATAAGAATTTCCTTACCAAGATGCCACGTGACTCTTTGGCACAACACTGGTGGAACGGAGACATCTTTAAGGAGAAAGAAATTATCAGCCGCCTGGTCCGAGTTGGCGGTACTATTGAGCAGGGAGAAGTCTTCGCCACCTACGGTAGACTGAAGATTCCTGTGCACCCTGCTCGCCGGAGCGGAAAAAGAAGCGGTTGCAGCACAGAGAAGATATCTTTTTATCTGGGATTTGCTATCAATGGGCCGCTGGCGTATGATATTcagtatgaaaactag